In Pseudomonas sp. ADAK2, the genomic window CTGGCATCGACACCGAAGGCATGCACTTGCGCATCGGCCAGGGGCTGTACTGGTTGCCGTTTCAAGCGCCGTGTAATACGCCGACACAAGTCCGGGAAGCCTTGGTTTTCCTGGCTCACGCCGAGCATTGGCCGAAAAATGAAGTCGCCGACGCTTGAATTCACGAAGTGGCGACGTCATCTAAGGCTTACTGGCAAGGCATTCTTGCGTTGAGGAACCATTTGATGCGCCCTTTTTTATTGCTCTTTGTACTGTTTCCGGTGTTGGAGCTGTTCGTATTCGTCAAGGTCAGCGGGGCCATCGGGTTTTTCCCGGCCCTGCTGCTGATCATTCTCGGCTCGATGCTCGGCGTGTTCGTGCTGCGGATCGCCGGTCTGGCCACTGCACTGCGTGCCCGTGAAAGCCTGAACCGTGGCGAGCTGCCGGCCCAGACCATGCTCGAAGGCCTGATGCTGGCTTTGGCTGGTGGTCTGTTGATCCTGCCCGGCTTCGTCAC contains:
- a CDS encoding FxsA family protein translates to MRPFLLLFVLFPVLELFVFVKVSGAIGFFPALLLIILGSMLGVFVLRIAGLATALRARESLNRGELPAQTMLEGLMLALAGGLLILPGFVTDVLGLIMLLPLSRRLLANKMRQRAEEAAIRQRAFADDLQPRGGPAPRQPLGREPDVIEGEFEHHDPK